A genomic window from Candidatus Denitrolinea symbiosum includes:
- a CDS encoding glycoside Hydrolases Family 4, which yields MTLPTAITVIGAGSASFGENTLSAILRSERLRGSTLRLVDRNPDTLDIVHRLANRLNREWDADFRISAHADHRDALDGAKFVVNAIEVGARENLWRRDFEIPIQFGVRQPYAENGGPGGFAHAARNIGPILQIARDMEQACPEAWFVNFTNPMIRICDAVNRRTKIKAVGLCHQIYAGYVMVGAALAKDYGHEIPPDLTGMHAAVDQFAAHAAVREWIVPLVDIRAAGLNHFSWILSVTDRRTGEDLYPLFRKRFFELSPDFEPLTRDVFSAFEFFPVPGDTHLCEYLPWMSDPAARPWERYNIRLYDWDLMAAVRDFELDRLNEMGQGNLSVEGLLETDSEGALEMIENVAGGTTHYHLAANLPNVGQISNLPLGAAVETPVVVDGAGIHPVHVGALPEPIAELCRRETTAAQLCVDAAAEGSREKALQCLLLDPVVPDIRVARQILDAYLTEFKAYLPQFWK from the coding sequence ATGACCCTCCCAACTGCCATCACCGTAATCGGCGCGGGAAGCGCCTCGTTTGGCGAGAACACCCTCTCCGCCATCCTCCGTTCGGAGCGCCTGCGCGGGTCCACCCTGCGCCTCGTGGACCGCAACCCCGACACGCTGGACATCGTCCATCGCCTGGCGAACCGCCTCAACCGCGAGTGGGACGCGGACTTTCGGATCAGCGCGCATGCCGATCACCGCGACGCCCTCGACGGGGCGAAGTTCGTCGTCAACGCCATCGAGGTCGGCGCGCGCGAAAATCTGTGGCGGCGCGACTTCGAGATCCCCATCCAGTTTGGCGTGCGACAACCCTACGCCGAAAACGGCGGTCCCGGCGGGTTCGCTCACGCAGCGCGCAACATCGGCCCGATCCTCCAGATCGCGCGCGATATGGAGCAGGCTTGTCCCGAGGCGTGGTTCGTCAACTTCACTAACCCGATGATCCGCATCTGCGACGCGGTGAATCGCCGCACGAAGATCAAAGCGGTGGGACTCTGTCACCAGATCTACGCCGGTTATGTGATGGTCGGCGCGGCGCTGGCGAAGGACTACGGTCACGAGATCCCGCCCGACCTGACGGGCATGCACGCCGCGGTGGACCAGTTTGCCGCGCACGCCGCCGTCCGCGAGTGGATCGTCCCGCTGGTGGACATCCGCGCCGCGGGCCTGAACCACTTCTCGTGGATTCTCTCCGTCACCGACCGGCGCACGGGCGAAGACCTCTATCCGCTCTTCCGCAAACGCTTCTTTGAACTTTCTCCCGACTTCGAGCCGCTGACGCGAGACGTGTTCTCCGCCTTCGAATTTTTTCCCGTGCCGGGCGATACCCACCTGTGCGAATATCTGCCGTGGATGAGCGATCCCGCCGCCCGGCCGTGGGAGAGATACAACATCCGCCTCTACGACTGGGACTTGATGGCCGCCGTCCGTGATTTTGAACTCGACCGCTTGAACGAGATGGGACAGGGCAACCTCTCCGTCGAAGGGCTGCTGGAGACCGACTCCGAAGGCGCGCTCGAAATGATCGAGAACGTCGCGGGCGGGACGACTCACTATCACCTCGCCGCCAACCTGCCCAACGTCGGGCAGATCTCCAATCTGCCGCTCGGCGCGGCCGTCGAGACTCCCGTTGTGGTGGACGGCGCGGGGATTCACCCCGTCCACGTCGGCGCGCTGCCCGAACCGATCGCCGAACTCTGCCGCCGCGAAACGACCGCCGCCCAGCTCTGCGTCGACGCGGCCGCCGAAGGTTCACGCGAGAAAGCGCTGCAATGTCTCCTGCTCGATCCCGTCGTCCCCGACATCCGCGTTGCGCGTCAGATCCTCGACGCCTATCTGACCGAATTCAAAGCCTATCTTCCGCAGTTTTGGAAGTAG
- a CDS encoding restriction endonuclease subunit R → MKQVVIENPVLNSPFEEPKRHFRFTEDGITDETVEARRVSQYFVPIPRPKKKSAKQLSFETEWTADRVEENKDINRIRERVAIWRKGGYVGITKTTARLLEYWKREGREVAPH, encoded by the coding sequence ATGAAACAAGTCGTCATCGAAAACCCGGTACTTAATTCACCGTTCGAAGAGCCGAAGCGCCACTTCCGCTTTACAGAAGACGGCATCACGGATGAAACAGTGGAAGCGCGCCGCGTCAGCCAGTATTTCGTGCCGATTCCGCGCCCAAAGAAAAAAAGCGCCAAACAACTGTCCTTTGAAACCGAGTGGACCGCCGACCGCGTCGAAGAGAACAAGGATATCAACCGCATCCGCGAGCGGGTGGCGATCTGGCGCAAGGGCGGATATGTAGGCATCACCAAAACAACAGCGCGGTTATTGGAATATTGGAAGCGCGAGGGACGCGAGGTAGCCCCCCACTAA
- a CDS encoding restriction endonuclease subunit R, protein MGKLTTLNCGATGRERRLFFCQIEALETAIWITEVAPKYGEAWVENLLRDKNAQSNPLLYRIAFKMATGSGKTVVMAMLIAWQALNKIANSQDARFSDAFLIVAPGITIRDRLRVLLPNDPQNYYKQHDIVPSDLLPELDKAKFVITNFHAFKQRERQQANKLTRQLLRSNDRSNDLSRYYHENPFIETPDQMARRVCRELGNKKNIIVINDEAHHCYRRKPEGTEEEETLKGDERKEAEQRDEEARVWISGIEAVKAKLGVKVVYDLSATPFFLRGSGYAEGTLFPWVVSDFSLIDAIESGIVKVPRVPVADDSMAGEQPTYRDLWLRIREQLPRKGRKTEDASGGAIVIPPELEGALQSLYSNYEKKFKQWEENKEARERGLTPPVFIVVCNNTNVSKMVFDYIAGWEKTLAPGPSSDGRGEQKIPVPGKLALFSNVEGGRWLSRPNTILIDSQQLESGEGMSDEFKKMAAVEIEEFKEEYRARFPGRDADSLTDEDILREVMNTVGKPGKLGENIRCVVSVSMLTEGWDANTVTHILGVRAFGTQLLCEQVVGRGLRRRSYAVNAEGMFDAEYAEVYGVPFSFIPSAGSEKDPKPGPTPTRVRALEDRLEREIQFPRVIGYRYKFESEKLTAHFTNDSKMVLSTADLPTRTEMQSIIGESSYHDLYGLKEKRLNTVDFHLASLMMGKYFSEDGQTRPWLFPQLLNAAREWREKYLICKDNAFPQMVLVTAFAHNAAEKIYQAITGSAPSAALSQGEKEKRLLPILRPYDALGSTRYVDFDTARDVYRTRPDKSHISHVVLDSNWEAKLAEIFDDEMEEVIHYAKNFQLGFTIPYTFNGQEKAYLPDYLLHVDDGHGKDDLLNLILEVSGEARKDKTAKVEAARNLWIPAINNHGGFGRWKFLEIVDPWDAKETIRAFLQGKNADGVAPMWRND, encoded by the coding sequence ATGGGCAAATTGACCACGCTTAACTGCGGCGCTACCGGACGCGAACGCAGGCTGTTCTTTTGCCAGATCGAGGCGCTGGAAACGGCGATTTGGATCACGGAAGTCGCGCCGAAATACGGCGAAGCATGGGTGGAAAATTTACTACGCGACAAGAACGCGCAATCCAACCCCCTGCTCTATCGCATTGCGTTCAAGATGGCGACGGGATCGGGGAAGACCGTTGTGATGGCAATGTTGATCGCATGGCAGGCGCTGAATAAGATCGCCAACTCGCAGGACGCGCGCTTCTCTGATGCGTTTCTGATCGTCGCGCCGGGCATCACCATCCGAGACCGCTTGCGCGTGCTGCTGCCGAATGACCCGCAAAACTACTACAAACAGCACGACATCGTTCCCTCCGACCTGCTCCCTGAACTGGACAAAGCCAAGTTTGTTATTACGAATTTCCATGCTTTCAAACAGCGGGAACGGCAACAAGCCAACAAATTGACCAGGCAATTGCTTCGTAGTAACGACCGTAGTAACGACTTAAGTCGTTACTACCACGAGAATCCTTTTATCGAAACGCCCGACCAGATGGCGCGACGCGTCTGCCGAGAACTTGGCAATAAGAAAAACATCATCGTCATCAACGACGAAGCCCATCACTGCTATCGCCGCAAACCAGAAGGCACGGAAGAGGAAGAAACGCTGAAAGGCGACGAACGCAAGGAAGCAGAGCAACGCGACGAAGAGGCGCGGGTGTGGATTTCGGGCATCGAGGCGGTCAAAGCCAAACTGGGCGTGAAGGTCGTTTACGACCTTTCAGCCACGCCGTTCTTCCTGCGCGGGTCGGGCTACGCCGAGGGGACGCTCTTTCCGTGGGTGGTTTCGGACTTCTCCTTGATCGACGCAATCGAATCCGGCATCGTCAAGGTTCCGCGCGTGCCTGTGGCGGACGATTCGATGGCAGGCGAACAGCCCACATACCGCGATCTGTGGCTTCGCATTCGCGAGCAACTGCCCAGGAAGGGGCGAAAAACCGAAGACGCGTCAGGCGGCGCGATCGTTATTCCTCCAGAGTTGGAAGGCGCGCTTCAAAGCCTATACAGCAATTATGAAAAGAAGTTCAAGCAGTGGGAGGAGAACAAGGAAGCGCGCGAGCGGGGACTGACCCCGCCTGTGTTTATTGTGGTTTGTAATAACACCAACGTCTCCAAGATGGTTTTTGATTACATCGCGGGGTGGGAGAAAACCCTCGCGCCCGGCCCCTCTTCCGACGGGAGAGGGGAACAAAAAATCCCCGTCCCCGGCAAATTGGCGTTATTCAGCAACGTCGAAGGCGGACGCTGGTTGTCGCGTCCGAATACGATTTTGATCGACAGCCAGCAGCTGGAATCGGGCGAAGGGATGAGCGACGAGTTCAAGAAGATGGCGGCGGTGGAGATCGAGGAGTTCAAGGAGGAATACCGCGCCCGCTTCCCGGGCCGCGACGCGGATTCGCTGACCGACGAGGATATTCTGCGCGAGGTGATGAACACGGTCGGCAAGCCGGGCAAACTTGGTGAAAATATCCGCTGTGTGGTTTCGGTTTCGATGCTCACGGAGGGGTGGGACGCGAACACAGTGACGCACATCCTCGGCGTGCGGGCGTTTGGAACCCAGTTGTTGTGCGAGCAGGTTGTAGGTCGAGGGCTGAGGCGGAGGAGTTATGCGGTGAACGCGGAAGGGATGTTCGACGCGGAATACGCCGAGGTGTACGGCGTCCCGTTTTCGTTCATCCCCAGCGCGGGGTCCGAGAAAGACCCGAAGCCGGGTCCGACGCCGACGCGGGTGCGGGCGTTGGAGGATCGCCTGGAACGAGAAATCCAATTCCCGCGCGTCATCGGGTATCGGTATAAGTTCGAGAGCGAAAAACTGACGGCGCATTTCACGAACGATTCAAAGATGGTTCTCTCCACTGCCGATCTGCCGACGCGCACCGAGATGCAGTCCATCATCGGCGAGTCGAGTTATCACGACCTGTATGGGTTGAAAGAAAAGCGCCTGAATACGGTGGATTTTCACCTTGCCTCGCTGATGATGGGCAAGTATTTCTCGGAGGACGGGCAGACCAGGCCGTGGTTGTTCCCGCAGTTGTTGAATGCGGCGCGCGAATGGCGCGAGAAGTATTTGATCTGTAAAGACAACGCCTTCCCGCAAATGGTATTGGTGACGGCCTTCGCGCACAACGCCGCCGAGAAGATTTACCAGGCGATTACGGGAAGCGCCCCCTCCGCTGCCCTCTCCCAGGGAGAGAAAGAGAAGAGGCTGCTGCCCATCCTGCGTCCGTATGACGCGCTGGGTTCCACCCGTTACGTGGACTTCGACACGGCGCGCGATGTGTATCGCACGCGGCCAGACAAATCGCACATCTCGCACGTGGTCCTGGACAGCAATTGGGAGGCGAAACTGGCGGAAATTTTCGACGACGAGATGGAGGAAGTGATCCACTACGCCAAGAATTTCCAGTTGGGATTCACCATTCCGTATACGTTCAACGGACAGGAGAAAGCCTATCTACCCGATTATCTCCTGCACGTGGATGACGGGCACGGAAAAGACGACCTGCTCAACCTGATCCTGGAGGTGAGCGGAGAGGCGCGCAAGGACAAAACCGCCAAAGTGGAGGCGGCGCGCAACCTGTGGATTCCCGCCATCAACAACCACGGCGGGTTCGGACGCTGGAAGTTTCTGGAGATCGTGGACCCGTGGGACGCGAAGGAGACGATTCGGGCGTTCTTGCAGGGGAAGAACGCGGACGGCGTCGCGCCGATGTGGAGAAACGACTAA
- a CDS encoding transposase yields MTLVISATEVATTVATTATTIYLIMPYEYRTLTPEQREEVLARRKAMGFPLHAPPHPFREAGYYLITAANYEHARVMESPARRSEFEKRLLQALREIEAEIVGWVVLANHYHFLAGVESLDDVSAALKQLHGSTSHEWNKADGLQGRRRVWYKFADRMIRDNAHYFRALNYIHYNPVKHGYVEHAADWSWSSLSLYYEDHGRDWLREKWKSHLPEKDFGAGWDDL; encoded by the coding sequence ATGACTTTAGTCATTAGTGCGACTGAAGTCGCCACTACGGTCGCCACTACAGCCACTACAATTTATCTTATTATGCCTTACGAGTATCGTACGCTTACTCCCGAACAGCGCGAGGAAGTTCTCGCTCGAAGAAAGGCGATGGGATTTCCGCTGCACGCGCCGCCGCACCCGTTTCGCGAGGCGGGGTATTACCTGATCACCGCCGCGAATTATGAACACGCGCGGGTGATGGAATCTCCCGCTCGGCGCTCGGAATTCGAAAAACGGCTGCTTCAAGCGCTGCGTGAAATCGAAGCAGAGATCGTCGGCTGGGTCGTTCTAGCCAATCACTACCACTTCCTCGCCGGCGTGGAATCGTTGGACGATGTTTCGGCGGCGCTCAAACAATTGCACGGCTCCACTTCGCATGAATGGAATAAGGCGGACGGACTGCAAGGCAGGCGCAGGGTCTGGTACAAATTTGCCGACCGCATGATCCGCGACAACGCGCATTATTTTCGGGCGTTGAATTACATCCATTACAACCCTGTCAAGCACGGTTACGTGGAGCACGCCGCCGATTGGTCATGGTCGAGTTTGTCTTTGTATTACGAAGATCACGGACGCGATTGGCTGCGCGAAAAATGGAAATCCCACCTGCCCGAAAAAGATTTTGGCGCGGGATGGGATGATCTGTAG